A window of Novosphingobium terrae contains these coding sequences:
- a CDS encoding alginate export family protein, translated as MMTATMTTGITPATAQILAPTSPAPEAAKPVPPPPELVPGGRAATPDMPQLIRWTEDWSKLRDVAPKDRKPLEKLRYLPLADDIYLSLGGEARLYRTETDHLTLGARPGNDANSTLQQRLRLLADLHIGPNLRAFVELGDNREYGQEIATPPNQDKLDIEQAFVDAKVPIGQNASLTLRGGRFEMPLGSLRLVGLREGTNVRFLFQGGRAVFDLKGKVRVDAFMTRPVQISSNRVFDDGAVPGAHFNGVYVSTPVGAAVPGVGFDVYYFDQRRENARLHGSTAAVELRKSIGARLYGRSHHWDYDVEGTFQFGAFGTQTIRAWAVMYEGGYNLPSLPLTPRVGVRGNLFSGGSNAAGGTIGTFLAPFPKAPIYNNSDATWFNFSNMIDVFPMLSIKPSRRLNIAVGPEFFWRQNAADSTYSAPTAAPLIMPEGQDRYVGKAYNLEVGWQATRNLAFRVTYNRFLASDSFIGGGGKSAHFTGLQSNFRF; from the coding sequence ATGATGACGGCCACCATGACCACCGGCATCACGCCCGCCACGGCCCAGATTCTGGCGCCGACATCGCCTGCTCCAGAAGCGGCCAAGCCTGTGCCGCCCCCGCCTGAACTTGTACCCGGTGGGCGGGCTGCAACACCCGACATGCCTCAGCTCATTCGCTGGACCGAGGACTGGAGCAAGCTCCGCGATGTTGCGCCCAAGGATCGTAAGCCGCTCGAAAAGTTGCGCTATCTGCCCTTGGCCGATGACATCTATCTTTCGCTTGGTGGCGAAGCCCGGCTTTATCGCACAGAAACCGACCATCTGACGCTGGGCGCACGCCCCGGCAATGATGCGAATTCGACGCTTCAGCAACGCCTGCGCCTGCTGGCCGATCTGCACATCGGCCCCAATCTGCGCGCCTTTGTCGAACTGGGCGACAATCGCGAGTATGGGCAGGAGATCGCGACGCCGCCCAATCAGGACAAGCTGGATATAGAGCAGGCCTTTGTGGATGCCAAAGTACCGATCGGGCAGAATGCCAGCCTGACGCTGCGCGGCGGGCGTTTTGAAATGCCGCTGGGCAGCTTGCGCCTGGTAGGTCTGCGCGAGGGGACGAATGTGCGCTTTCTCTTCCAGGGTGGGCGTGCCGTTTTCGATCTCAAGGGCAAGGTCCGTGTCGACGCCTTTATGACGCGCCCGGTCCAGATATCGTCGAACAGGGTCTTTGACGATGGCGCTGTGCCCGGGGCGCATTTCAACGGTGTCTATGTCTCGACGCCTGTTGGGGCGGCGGTGCCGGGGGTGGGCTTTGATGTCTATTATTTTGACCAGCGCCGGGAAAACGCCCGCCTGCATGGCTCGACCGCTGCCGTCGAGCTGCGCAAGAGCATCGGCGCGCGTCTTTACGGGCGGTCTCACCACTGGGACTATGACGTGGAGGGCACCTTCCAGTTTGGCGCCTTCGGTACGCAGACCATCCGTGCCTGGGCGGTGATGTATGAGGGCGGCTACAACCTGCCATCTCTTCCGTTGACCCCCCGGGTCGGCGTGCGCGGCAATCTTTTTTCGGGCGGCAGCAATGCGGCTGGCGGCACGATCGGCACCTTCCTCGCGCCTTTTCCCAAGGCGCCGATCTACAACAACAGCGATGCCACCTGGTTCAATTTCTCGAACATGATCGATGTCTTCCCGATGCTGTCGATCAAGCCGTCGCGTCGCCTGAACATCGCGGTGGGTCCTGAGTTCTTCTGGCGGCAGAACGCTGCCGACAGCACATATTCGGCACCCACCGCCGCACCTTTGATCATGCCTGAGGGGCAGGATCGCTATGTCGGCAAGGCCTACAATCTGGAGGTGGGATGGCAGGCCACGCGCAATCTGGCCTTTCGCGTGACCTACAACCGCTTCCTCGCAAGCGACAGCTTCATCGGCGGCGGTGGCAAGAGCGCCCATTTTACCGGCTTGCAGAGCAATTTTCGCTTCTAA
- a CDS encoding NAD(P)/FAD-dependent oxidoreductase produces MAQYDVLIVGAGHGGAQAAIALRKNGFAGTIGLVGAELELPYERPPLSKEYLAGEKAFERLLIRQKSFWDQKAIELRLGQAVIAVNPGNRTVGLRDGVTIGFGDLVWAAGGTPRQLQCDGHHLGGLHYMRTRADADALERRLPAAERIVIVGGGYIGLEAAAVMRKLGKAVTLIETADRVLARVAGEPLSRFFERLHRAHGVDIRLNASVNGLVGRQGQIEAVRLADGEMLPADLVIAGVGIVPAVEPLVTAGATASAGGLWVDAGMKTSLDHVYAIGDCAAHSNLHAGHDEPIRLESVQNANDQAVVAARNICGIETFYDARPWFWSHQYDTRLQTIGLAAGFDAMLLRGDPDSGSFSVIYGRGGRVVALDCVNNTKDYVQGRGLVEAGALMSAALADASVPFKALNGADQ; encoded by the coding sequence ATGGCCCAGTATGACGTTCTTATCGTTGGAGCAGGTCATGGTGGAGCTCAGGCAGCCATCGCACTGCGGAAGAACGGTTTTGCCGGGACGATTGGTCTTGTCGGCGCCGAGCTGGAGCTGCCTTATGAGCGGCCGCCCTTGTCCAAGGAGTATCTGGCCGGTGAGAAGGCGTTTGAGCGCCTTCTCATCCGTCAAAAATCCTTTTGGGATCAGAAGGCGATCGAGCTCAGGCTCGGACAAGCGGTGATCGCGGTTAATCCCGGCAATCGTACCGTTGGACTGCGCGATGGTGTGACAATCGGCTTCGGCGATCTGGTCTGGGCCGCCGGGGGAACACCTCGCCAATTGCAATGTGATGGACATCATCTGGGCGGTTTGCATTACATGCGTACCCGCGCCGATGCAGATGCATTGGAGAGGAGGCTTCCAGCGGCAGAGCGGATCGTCATTGTCGGCGGCGGCTATATCGGTCTTGAGGCAGCGGCCGTGATGCGCAAGCTTGGCAAGGCGGTTACCTTGATCGAGACGGCCGACCGGGTGCTGGCGCGCGTCGCGGGTGAACCATTGTCGCGTTTTTTTGAGCGGCTGCATCGAGCACATGGCGTCGATATCCGTTTGAATGCCTCGGTCAATGGTCTGGTAGGAAGGCAGGGTCAGATTGAGGCCGTGAGATTGGCGGATGGCGAGATGTTACCCGCCGATCTGGTCATCGCCGGTGTCGGGATCGTTCCGGCGGTCGAACCCCTTGTCACGGCAGGCGCGACAGCCTCGGCTGGTGGCCTTTGGGTCGATGCCGGAATGAAAACCAGCCTTGATCATGTCTATGCCATTGGCGACTGCGCGGCCCACAGCAATCTTCACGCGGGACATGATGAGCCGATCCGTCTGGAATCGGTCCAGAACGCCAATGATCAGGCGGTCGTGGCGGCGCGCAACATCTGCGGTATCGAGACATTCTACGACGCCAGGCCTTGGTTCTGGTCGCATCAATATGACACCCGGCTGCAGACGATTGGGCTGGCGGCGGGCTTTGACGCGATGCTGCTGCGCGGTGATCCGGATAGCGGCAGCTTCTCGGTTATCTATGGCCGTGGCGGCAGGGTCGTCGCGCTGGATTGTGTCAACAATACGAAGGACTATGTTCAGGGCAGGGGGCTGGTCGAGGCTGGCGCTTTGATGTCTGCTGCTCTGGCTGATGCATCGGTGCCATTCAAAGCGCTGAATGGCGCCGATCAATAG
- a CDS encoding GFA family protein produces MKDHKNPWPGGCHCGAVRFEATLSDGMQTIRRCTCSYCRMRGAAAVSAALGGIRFLRGEEVLTSYRFNTGVAQHFFCSRCGIYTHHQRRSNPNEYGVNVACLDGVSPFDFAEIPVHDGVHHPKDTGRPSNRAGVLHFIPDDGR; encoded by the coding sequence ATGAAAGATCATAAAAATCCCTGGCCCGGGGGCTGCCACTGCGGCGCGGTGCGCTTTGAGGCCACGCTGTCGGATGGCATGCAAACCATCCGCCGTTGCACCTGCTCCTATTGCCGGATGCGCGGTGCGGCGGCAGTGTCGGCCGCGCTAGGGGGTATACGCTTCCTGCGTGGTGAAGAGGTGCTGACCAGCTATCGTTTCAACACCGGCGTAGCGCAGCATTTCTTCTGCTCCCGCTGCGGCATCTACACGCATCATCAACGCCGGTCGAACCCGAATGAATATGGCGTCAACGTCGCCTGTCTTGATGGCGTAAGCCCTTTCGATTTCGCCGAGATTCCGGTGCACGATGGCGTTCATCACCCGAAAGACACAGGCAGGCCCTCCAACAGGGCCGGTGTGCTTCACTTTATTCCCGATGACGGGAGGTGA
- a CDS encoding aminotransferase class I/II-fold pyridoxal phosphate-dependent enzyme: protein MTLLPDFRLETYFSRWEFKARYHLTASDAQSFTVRELLALGGKDAAAALDDQWLGYTQTFGDPALLASIASTYDTMKDSDILCFAGAEEGIYVASHALLGPDDHAIVVTPNYQASETIPLSICDVSGVPLNPDDGWSLDIDRVAAAIRPNTRLISINFPHNPTGKILERPLLDALIALCRQHGIWLFSDEVYRLLGPDPQRHLPQVADVYERGLSLNVMSKAYGLPGLRIGWIACQDRDLLIRMERMKHFLSICNSAPSERLALIALEHRTAILARNNQLVRDNLVLLDSFFADYPELFAWSRPDGGCVGYPRYIGPGDVERFTTSLVEEAGVLLLPSSIYTSALGPTPDDRFRIGFGRAGLAEGLAAFRNHLGRNA from the coding sequence ATGACGCTGTTGCCCGATTTTCGCCTTGAGACCTATTTCTCGCGCTGGGAGTTCAAGGCGCGCTACCATCTGACCGCCTCGGATGCGCAAAGCTTCACGGTCCGGGAATTGCTGGCGCTTGGCGGCAAGGATGCCGCGGCGGCGCTTGACGATCAGTGGCTGGGTTACACTCAAACCTTCGGGGACCCTGCCCTGTTGGCCTCGATCGCATCAACCTATGACACGATGAAGGACAGCGACATCCTGTGCTTTGCAGGCGCGGAAGAAGGGATCTATGTCGCCTCTCACGCACTGCTGGGGCCTGACGATCATGCCATCGTCGTGACCCCGAACTATCAGGCCAGCGAGACCATCCCGCTTTCCATCTGCGATGTGAGCGGCGTTCCGCTCAATCCTGACGACGGCTGGTCGCTCGATATCGATCGCGTCGCTGCCGCCATTCGCCCGAACACACGGCTGATCTCGATCAACTTTCCGCACAACCCCACCGGCAAGATCCTTGAGCGCCCTCTCCTCGATGCCCTGATCGCGCTGTGCCGCCAGCATGGAATCTGGCTGTTCAGCGATGAGGTGTACCGCTTGCTGGGGCCTGATCCGCAACGCCACCTGCCGCAGGTCGCGGATGTGTATGAGCGGGGCCTGTCGCTCAATGTGATGTCCAAGGCCTATGGCCTGCCGGGGCTACGGATCGGCTGGATCGCCTGTCAGGACCGCGATCTGCTTATCCGTATGGAGCGGATGAAGCACTTCCTCTCGATCTGCAATTCCGCGCCCAGCGAAAGATTGGCGCTGATCGCGCTGGAGCATCGCACGGCTATTCTGGCCCGCAACAACCAGCTGGTGCGCGACAATCTGGTGCTGCTCGACAGCTTCTTCGCGGATTATCCCGAACTCTTCGCCTGGAGCCGCCCGGATGGCGGTTGCGTCGGCTATCCGCGCTACATTGGCCCCGGCGATGTCGAGCGCTTCACGACGTCGCTCGTCGAGGAAGCCGGTGTTCTGCTGCTCCCCTCCAGCATTTACACATCCGCCCTCGGGCCGACACCGGATGACCGCTTTCGCATCGGTTTCGGGCGGGCGGGTCTGGCGGAAGGGTTGGCAGCCTTTCGCAATCACCTTGGACGCAATGCCTGA
- a CDS encoding SDR family oxidoreductase: MKLIDGKVAIITGASSGIGQAAAILFAAQGASLVLVARRQDRLEQLAHQMEKDGGKVAIVAGDVTNEATHQAAVETALSHFGRLDIAFNNAGQVGAMKPLAEMAPRQWMDVLDANLTAAFLGARAQIPVMLQRGAGALVFTSSFVGNSVGLPGMSAYAASKAGLMGLVRGITADYAGAGIRANALLPGGTATEMAGDADQRAWAAGLHAMKRIAEPEEIAKAALFLASDMASFVTGSALWADGGNAAVKL; encoded by the coding sequence ATGAAACTCATTGACGGCAAGGTTGCGATCATCACAGGCGCAAGTTCAGGGATCGGACAAGCAGCCGCAATTCTGTTCGCGGCGCAGGGGGCATCGCTCGTCCTCGTTGCGCGCCGACAGGATCGACTGGAGCAACTGGCCCATCAAATGGAGAAGGACGGCGGCAAAGTCGCCATCGTCGCCGGAGACGTGACCAATGAGGCGACGCATCAGGCGGCTGTAGAGACCGCGCTCTCTCATTTCGGAAGGCTGGACATCGCCTTCAACAACGCAGGGCAGGTCGGCGCGATGAAGCCCTTGGCGGAGATGGCGCCAAGGCAATGGATGGATGTTCTGGACGCCAATCTCACAGCCGCATTCCTCGGCGCGCGGGCTCAAATCCCGGTCATGCTGCAGCGGGGAGCGGGGGCACTAGTGTTCACCAGCAGTTTTGTGGGCAACAGTGTCGGCTTGCCGGGGATGAGCGCCTATGCCGCCAGCAAGGCCGGGCTGATGGGGCTGGTCCGAGGCATAACGGCGGACTATGCAGGGGCCGGCATCCGCGCCAACGCCCTGCTGCCCGGCGGCACCGCAACCGAAATGGCGGGTGACGCAGACCAGCGGGCATGGGCAGCCGGTCTGCATGCCATGAAGCGGATCGCCGAACCTGAGGAAATCGCCAAGGCAGCGCTGTTCCTCGCCAGCGATATGGCAAGCTTCGTGACAGGTTCGGCCTTATGGGCCGACGGCGGAAATGCAGCCGTGAAGCTCTAG
- a CDS encoding VOC family protein, with amino-acid sequence MAAQALAAQQSDVSASGITSPSRLAHVVLRTSRYEAMLEWYRLVLHAEIAFDNGHIGFLSYDEEHHRVAFINVPGLGEQPEGICGLHHVAFTLDTLRQLLDNYARLRELGVEPAWAVNHGPTTSLYYADPDGNQVEFQVDNYDTVEEAGEFFFSDAFDVNPIGVDFDPEDLRRRLLAGEDEATLKRRPPSGPVGLEAIKLR; translated from the coding sequence ATGGCAGCACAGGCTCTCGCCGCGCAGCAGAGCGATGTTTCGGCATCGGGCATCACCTCGCCCAGCCGGCTGGCGCATGTCGTGCTGCGCACATCGCGCTATGAGGCGATGCTGGAGTGGTACAGGCTGGTGCTTCATGCCGAAATCGCCTTTGACAATGGCCATATCGGCTTCCTCTCCTATGATGAAGAGCATCATCGCGTGGCCTTTATCAATGTACCGGGACTGGGCGAACAGCCCGAGGGGATCTGCGGCCTGCATCATGTCGCCTTCACTCTGGACACGTTGCGCCAGTTGTTGGACAATTATGCCCGCCTGCGTGAGCTTGGCGTGGAACCGGCATGGGCGGTCAACCACGGGCCGACCACATCGCTCTATTATGCCGATCCCGATGGAAATCAGGTCGAATTCCAGGTCGATAACTATGATACGGTTGAGGAAGCGGGCGAATTCTTCTTCTCCGATGCCTTTGATGTCAATCCGATCGGCGTCGATTTCGATCCCGAAGATCTGCGTCGCCGCCTGCTGGCCGGCGAAGATGAGGCCACATTGAAGCGCCGTCCGCCCAGCGGTCCCGTGGGGCTCGAAGCGATCAAGCTGCGCTGA
- a CDS encoding VOC family protein: protein MPVIGPLSFALEVPSLEEGIAFYTDAGLAAVQDGNRVDLRCADQERPCITLLGGFARKRLHHIALRADGLAQIAEDVPAAGGMVVHAPEGFDAGGLWVTDPHGMLFHLVALPAEEPLPAAEPFAINAPGRIVRNRRSAILPARAYAPAKPLRLGHMLCFSPDVLASVRFVTEGLGMALADQAQDVIAFTCARKNSDHHVLAFAKSPGIGFHHASFQVNDPDEVGRSGRALVDRAGRGDWGFGRHTIGSNFFHYIQDPWGSWFEYYADMDFIDDHALWTPTNYAMEDSLASWGPKLPEDFVHNYEVSEAFAPRDVAPAS, encoded by the coding sequence ATGCCTGTGATCGGACCGTTGTCCTTCGCGCTGGAAGTGCCCTCCCTTGAGGAGGGCATTGCCTTTTACACCGATGCCGGTCTGGCGGCTGTGCAGGATGGCAATCGTGTCGATCTGCGTTGTGCCGATCAGGAAAGGCCCTGCATCACGCTGCTGGGCGGCTTCGCCCGCAAGCGCCTGCACCATATCGCGTTGCGGGCCGATGGGCTGGCACAGATCGCCGAAGATGTGCCCGCTGCGGGGGGCATGGTGGTGCACGCGCCTGAAGGTTTCGATGCAGGCGGGCTATGGGTCACCGATCCGCATGGCATGCTGTTCCATCTGGTCGCTCTGCCAGCGGAAGAACCGCTGCCCGCAGCAGAGCCCTTTGCCATCAACGCGCCGGGGCGCATTGTGCGCAACCGCCGCTCTGCGATCCTGCCCGCGCGCGCTTATGCACCGGCCAAGCCGCTGCGTCTGGGGCATATGCTATGCTTCAGCCCTGATGTGCTGGCCAGCGTGCGCTTTGTCACCGAAGGTCTGGGCATGGCGCTGGCGGATCAGGCGCAGGATGTGATCGCTTTCACCTGCGCGCGCAAGAACAGCGATCATCATGTGCTAGCCTTTGCCAAATCGCCGGGCATCGGTTTTCACCACGCCAGCTTTCAGGTCAACGATCCCGATGAGGTGGGCCGTAGCGGGCGTGCTCTGGTCGATCGTGCCGGACGGGGTGACTGGGGTTTCGGCCGCCACACCATCGGATCGAACTTCTTCCATTATATTCAGGACCCTTGGGGGTCATGGTTCGAATATTACGCCGACATGGATTTCATCGACGACCATGCGCTGTGGACGCCGACCAATTATGCCATGGAAGACAGTCTGGCCAGTTGGGGTCCGAAACTGCCCGAAGACTTCGTGCATAATTACGAGGTCAGTGAGGCTTTCGCGCCTCGGGACGTGGCACCTGCCTCATAA
- a CDS encoding Lrp/AsnC family transcriptional regulator, whose translation MSSRVIDQIDRRILNELQADGRMTNQDLSDRVGLSPSPCLRRLRQLESDGVIFRYVALVDPITAGLPVTAFIRVRLDRQDDRNLALFEDTVAGFPEVMECYMMTGDSDYQLRVMFESLGAFEDFLRQKLTRIPGVSQVTTSFALRPVVYKTSLPL comes from the coding sequence ATGTCATCGCGAGTCATCGATCAGATAGACCGGCGTATTCTCAATGAATTGCAGGCGGATGGGCGGATGACCAATCAGGATCTGTCGGATCGGGTCGGCCTGTCGCCATCGCCCTGCCTGCGCCGGTTGCGCCAGCTGGAGAGCGACGGCGTGATCTTCCGCTATGTCGCTCTGGTCGATCCGATCACCGCCGGCTTGCCCGTCACCGCCTTTATCCGCGTGCGCCTGGACCGGCAGGATGACCGGAATCTGGCGCTTTTCGAGGACACCGTGGCCGGTTTCCCCGAGGTGATGGAATGCTACATGATGACCGGCGATTCCGATTACCAGTTGCGCGTGATGTTCGAATCCCTGGGCGCTTTCGAGGATTTCCTGCGCCAGAAGCTGACCCGCATTCCCGGCGTTTCGCAGGTGACCACCAGCTTCGCCCTGAGGCCGGTGGTCTATAAGACATCGCTGCCTTTATGA